Proteins encoded in a region of the Primulina tabacum isolate GXHZ01 unplaced genomic scaffold, ASM2559414v2 Contig440, whole genome shotgun sequence genome:
- the LOC142534255 gene encoding putative ubiquitin-like-specific protease 2A, whose amino-acid sequence MDTPEEKRDRCTYLNCLWFCMYNNECFRDRVLTWIKKENIFSKTYVFVPIVMWSHWYLLIMCHFGESLKSGTRTPCMLLLDSLRALDPMRLEPLIRSFVVDIFETQDRHENIKLINDIPLLVPEVPQQRNGEECGVFVLYYTHLFMESAPQELSINKGYPYFMRNDWFGEEELEGFYEKLESLEIESSDEEE is encoded by the exons ATGGATACTCCAGAAGAGAAAAGGGACCGGTGCACATACTTAAACTGTCTATGGTTTTGCATGTACAATAACGAATGTTTTAGAGATAGGGTACTGACTTGGATCAAGAAGGAGAacatattttcgaaaacatATGTTTTTGTTCCCATTGTCATGTG GTCTCACTGGTATCTCTTGATCATGTGTCACTTTGGTGAAAGCCTGAAATCCGGAACCAGGACTCCATGTATGCTGCTGCTCGACTCGCTGCGTGCGTTGGATCCTATGAGACTCGAGCCCCTTATACGAAG TTTCGTCGTGGACATATTCGAAACACAGGATAGACATGAGAACATAAAGCTGATTAATGACATTCCCCTTTTGGTTCCCGAG gTTCCACAGCAGAGAAATGGTGAGGAATGTGGTGTTTTTGTTCTGTACTATACACATCTTTTCATGGAGAGTGCTCCTCAAGAGTTGAGCATCAATAAAGGCTACCCTTACTTT ATGAGAAACGATTGGTTCGGCgaggaggagttagagggtttTTATGAAAAGTTGGAGTCGCTCGAAATTGAGTCTAGCGATGAGGAGGAATGA